One genomic segment of Rhodobacter sp. 24-YEA-8 includes these proteins:
- a CDS encoding aromatic ring-hydroxylating dioxygenase subunit alpha: MTEISPLATTIGSRIEKLLALQPPGRSPLQPFYTDPAIYAEDLERFLFRHWICAGHVSSLAAPGDFFTVEFAGESVILVRGRDNEIRALANVCRHRGSRVCLERSGNTRLFICPYHAWAYHLDGSLRAARDMGPEFGREDHGLRQLQVRIAGGLIFFTFADQPPDFSAAQEVIATVARAYGWETAKVALRKSWRIAANWKLAVENYLECYHCGPSHPEFSEIHSNDQSPEKVADLFAAMQAEAAAQGLDLPETDLWGIAAGEGREPVWCKRFALLDGARSGSAGGEPVAPLMGQFTRYDGGTTYLNMGPVSYSLSYPDHTVIYRFIPHGVNECEMEILWLVHGEAEAGRDYDPEALSWMWVVTSEADKRITEDNQKGVNSRYYQPGPLAVMEGRQRRFVEWYLAGMGRAAD; the protein is encoded by the coding sequence CCGAAATCAGCCCGCTTGCCACCACCATCGGTTCCCGGATCGAAAAGCTCCTGGCACTGCAGCCGCCGGGGCGCTCGCCTTTGCAGCCGTTTTACACCGATCCCGCGATCTATGCCGAGGATCTGGAACGCTTCCTGTTCCGCCACTGGATTTGCGCCGGCCATGTCAGCAGCCTGGCCGCACCCGGCGATTTCTTCACCGTTGAATTCGCGGGGGAGTCGGTGATCCTGGTCAGGGGCCGCGACAATGAGATCCGCGCGCTGGCCAATGTCTGCCGTCATCGCGGATCGCGCGTCTGTCTGGAACGTTCTGGCAATACGCGGCTGTTCATCTGTCCCTATCACGCCTGGGCCTATCATCTGGACGGCTCGCTCCGGGCGGCGCGTGACATGGGCCCGGAATTCGGACGCGAGGATCATGGGCTGCGGCAATTGCAGGTCAGGATCGCGGGCGGGCTGATTTTCTTCACCTTCGCCGATCAGCCGCCGGATTTTTCTGCGGCGCAGGAGGTGATCGCCACCGTCGCCCGCGCCTATGGCTGGGAGACCGCGAAAGTGGCTCTGCGCAAAAGCTGGCGCATCGCGGCAAACTGGAAGCTCGCGGTCGAGAATTATCTGGAATGCTATCATTGCGGCCCCTCGCATCCCGAATTCAGCGAGATCCATTCCAATGATCAGTCGCCCGAAAAGGTCGCCGATCTTTTTGCCGCGATGCAGGCCGAGGCAGCGGCCCAGGGCCTTGATCTGCCCGAGACGGATCTTTGGGGCATTGCAGCCGGTGAGGGCCGCGAACCGGTCTGGTGCAAGCGCTTTGCCCTGCTTGACGGCGCGCGCAGCGGCAGTGCGGGCGGAGAGCCGGTCGCGCCGCTGATGGGCCAGTTCACGCGCTATGACGGCGGCACCACGTATCTGAATATGGGGCCGGTCAGCTACAGCCTGTCCTATCCCGATCATACGGTGATCTACCGGTTCATCCCCCATGGCGTGAACGAATGCGAGATGGAGATCCTCTGGCTGGTGCATGGCGAGGCCGAGGCCGGGCGCGACTACGATCCCGAAGCGCTGTCCTGGATGTGGGTCGTGACCTCCGAGGCAGATAAGCGCATCACCGAGGACAACCAGAAAGGCGTCAATTCGCGCTATTACCAGCCCGGCCCGCTGGCTGTGATGGAGGGGCGCCAGCGCCGCTTTGTCGAATGGTATCTGGCCGGGATGGGCCGGGCGGCAGACTGA